The following are from one region of the Schistocerca gregaria isolate iqSchGreg1 unplaced genomic scaffold, iqSchGreg1.2 ptg000855l, whole genome shotgun sequence genome:
- the LOC126323274 gene encoding uncharacterized protein LOC126323274: MPNEATSESVQICNDEGIIQPPLDIKNNIDKIASYVARNVGGEARVLADLGNNPSFGFLHVGNPYFAYYMQKVRCERNALESQKSAESATKVTAKVSEESKAVEAPPKREWIFESDITKIPPLDLEIIKLVSQFVARNGQSCQMGLWNRESKNPQFDFLQPLHPYNQLFQHLVECYTRVIYPAEGLAEYHEKCASSKQEIINRIMRRRDWNRSQIKTEEQLRAEEEAERSAMASIDWNDAVIVDTITFDPSEDMQLPQPVDKSEIATICNMAKVREEEAAKQLLIQKQGIEKAVVDAINASMQSTTAAASEASAAAGRSFSPDQKFPADYRRGARKLVMMCPICVQAIPADELEEHMKIELSRAGAGLVDKPNKNSTFPERTAMVAEGDEIASHLAKMAKRRKDIFGDEEDVMLEPAEATATLSSTAVDKDMDNMISDPNYANFNRNAPFSHNGKRPLNPGPTGSPGFPSPVAYSPHQSPQPGIYVNKPSGEYSAAQPYPAQANYVAPSHLNVFPSGYHNYPMLDVSGQYPPSLMHASAESVSQNRPNGLDEAALSAKRPKANKYIELVPEKEWLERYPGAVKVRIVAADSEILPDNKSQVELDLELSSTVKDVKEKLVNSYAVSAPVNKQALRIEELGFLKDKLSLAHYNFKPGNELILSTKERGGRKK, encoded by the exons ATGCCTAACGAGGCGACTTCGGAATCTGTACAGATTTGCAATGACGAAGGCATCATACAGCCACCTTTAGACATTAAGA ACAACATTGATAAGATTGCCTCGTATGTTGCCAGAAATGTGGGTGGCGAGGCTAGGGTGTTGGCGGACTTGGGGAACAACCCTTCCTTTGGGTTTTTGCACGTGGGGAATCCTTATTTTGCCTATTACATGCAGAAGGTGCGCTGCGAGCGCAACGCGTTAGAGAGTCAGAAGTCGGCCGAGTCGGCGACCAAGGTGACGGCTAAGGTGTCGGAGGAGTCTAAGGCGGTGGAGGCCCCGCCGAAGCGAGAGTGGATATTTGAGTCCGACATTACGAAGATTCCCCCGTTGGATCTCGAGATAATCAAGTTGGTGTCGCAGTTTGTGGCTAGAAATGGTCAGTCGTGTCAGATGGGTCTTTGGAATCGAGAATCGAAGAATCCGCAGTTTGATTTTTTGCAGCCCCTGCACCCGTACaaccagttgtttcagcacttGGTGGAGTGTTACACGAGGGTCATATACCCCGCGGAGGGGTTGGCCGAGTACCACGAGAAGTGCGCGTCGAGCAAGCAGGAGATCATTAACAGGATTATGAGGAGGCGAGATTGGAATCGGTCCCAGATAAAGACTGAGGAGCAGTTACGCGCTGAGGAGGAGGCCGAGCGTTCGGCGATGGCTTCCATAGACTGGAACGACGCGGTTATAGTGGACACGATTACCTTTGACCCGAGTGAGGACATGCAGTTGCCGCAGCCGGTCGACAAGAGTGAGATAGCGACCATTTGCAATATGGCGAAGGTGCGCGAGGAGGAGGCCGCCAAGCAGCTTTTGATCCAGAAGCAGGGGATTGAGAAGGCGGTCGTGGACGCGATAAACGCGTCGATGCAGAGCACGACTGCGGCCGCGTCTGAGGCGTCTGCTGCGGCGGGCCGGTCGTTTTCTCCCGACCAGAAGTTTCCGGCCGATTATCGTCGCGGCGCGCGAAAGTTGGTTATGATGTGTCCCATTTGCGTGCAGGCCATTCCCGCGGACGAGCTCGAGGAACACATGAAGATTGAGTTGTCTCGGGCCGGCGCGGGTCTCGTCGACAAGCCGAACAAGAACTCGACCTTCCCCGAGCGAACGGCCATGGTTGCCGAGGGCGACGAAATCGCGAGTCATCTGGCCAAAATGGCGAAGAGGAGAAAAGACATATTTGGAGACGAAGAGGACGTGATGTTGGAGCCCGCGGAAGCTACTGCCACGCTTTCCAGCACAGCTGTTGACAAAGACATGGATAACATGATCAGCGACCCCAATTACGCGAATTTCAATAGAAACGCACCTTTTTCTCACAACGGGAAAAGGCCGCTCAATCCCGGCCCCACTGGCTCTCCCGGCTTTCCCTCTCCCGTGGCCTACTCTCCTCACCAATCTCCCCAGCCCGGAATCTACGTGAACAAGCCCTCTGGCGAGTATAGCGCGGCTCAGCCCTACCCGGCGCAAGCGAACTACGTTGCGCCCTCTCACCTGAACGTTTTTCCCTCTGGATACCACAACTATCCCATGCTGGACGTCTCGGGCCAGTACCCGCCCTCGCTGATGCACGCGTCTGCCGAGTCGGTCTCCCAGAACAGGCCCAACGGCCTGGACGAGGCCGCTCTGAGCGCGAAGCGCCCGAAAGCCAACAAGTACATCGAGCTGGTTCCTGAGAAGGAGTGGCTGGAGCGGTATCCTGGCGCCGTGAAAGTCAGGATCGTCGCGGCGGACAGCGAGATCTTGCCCGACAACAAGTCCCAGGTCGAACTGGATCTGGAGCTGAGCTCGACGGTCAAAGACGTCAAAGAGAAGCTCGTCAACAGCTACGCGGT